The Laribacter hongkongensis DSM 14985 sequence TCAAAACACGAAACGGCTGGGTACCTTGACCTGTGCCAGCGGTTCCACCACGGTTTCAAACAACACTTCTTCGCGGAAGTTGTCGCCTTCGCCCCGGGTGACCAGGACTGCTTGCATGGCCGGTGCTTCGCCGACGACAGCGACCAGCCGTCCACCGGGGGCCAGCTGGGTTTTCAGCTGTTCCGGCATTTCCGGCACCGATCCGCCCAGTACGATGACGTTGAAAGGTGCGTGCTTGCTGTCGCCGTCAATGCCGTTGCCGACCGACAACGTGACATTCCGGACACCGTTACGGGCCAGGCTGGCGGCGGCGATTTCGCTGGCCTGTGCCGACAGGTCGACCGAATACACATGACGGGCCATGTTGGCCAGCAGGGCGGTCAGATAGCCGCTGCCGGTACCGATTTCAAGGGCGGCATCGTCCGGCTGGACATCCAGCGCCTGCAACAGCCGGGCTTCTACCCGTGGAGCCAGCATGTGTCCGCCGGTGGGCAGCGGCAGCTCCAGGTCGGCAAAGGCCAGCAGGCGGCTGTCAGCGGGAACGAACTCTTCGCGCTTGGCTGCAAACAGGCAGTCCAGCACACGGGGGTCCAGGACATCCCAGGGGCGGATCTGCTGTTCGATCATGTTGAAACGGGCGTTTTCGAAATCCATGTTCGGCTCCGGCTAGGCAAAGAATGAGGGCTTTCCCGGTCATGCTGATCGGGAAAAAGGGCTGGTGGCGATTATTCCACAGCACTGCATCTACGCCCATCCCATGCTTGATGCCGGATTCTCCGGCTGGCTGCTGCTGAAAAACGGATGGTTGCGTCGTATTCATTCATAAAAGCGACCGTCAAGCCGTGGGTACCTCACCCTGCTACTTGTGTCAGGAGGACAGATACGTATAATTGCGCGATTTTTTTCGAAATGGACGAGAATGGTTCTCAACGAGACTGTTTTGACCAGAAATAACGATGCTTTACGCACCGCGACTCGTCTGTTTTTTCTTTTTCGAAATATCAGGATTCAGTAACGAATCGATGCCCCATTCCCGTGGGGCTTTTTTTTCGCCTGCTGATTTCGCTGACCCGTGTGTTTTGGCTGTAAGGAGGATGGTAATGAAAAACTCACTGTATCAACGGCACATCATTTCGATATCCGATCTGAATCGGGAAGAGCTGGAAATGGTGGTGAAAGTGGCTGGGGACCTCAAGCGTACGCCCCGGCATGAACTGCTCAAGAACAAGGTGGTCGCCAGCTGCTTCTTCGAAGCATCCACCCGCACCCGCCTGTCGTTCGAAACCGCCGTGCAACGGCTGGGCGGCACGGTGATCGGCTTTTCTGACGGTGGCAACACGTCGCTGGCCAAGAAGGGTGAAACCCTGGCGGACTCGGTGCAGATCATTACCAGCTATGTTGACGCCTACGTGATGCGTCACCCGCAGGAAGGGGCTGCCCGTCTGGCATCGATGTTCAGCAACGGCAAGCCGGTGATCAACGGTGGTGACGGTTCCAACCAGCACCCGACCCAGACCCTGCTCGACCTGTTCTCCATTTACGAGACCCAGGGCCGGCTGGACGGCCTGAAGGTGGCGTTTGTCGGCGACCTCAAGTACGGCCGTACCGTGCATTCGCTGGCACAGGCCCTGAGCCTGTTCGGCTGCCGCTTCTACTTCATCGCTCCGGAAGCGCTGGCCATGCCGGAATACATCTGCGAAGAACTGGACGACAAGGGTATCGAATACAGCCTGCACACCAGCATCGAGGAAGTGGTCGGTGAACTCGACATCCTCTACATGACCCGTGTGCAGAAAGAACGCTTTGACGAAACCGAGTTCAAGCACATGAAGTCGAAGTTCGTGCTGAACGTCGACACGCTCAAGGGCGCACAGGACAACCTGCGCATCCTGCACCCGCTGCCACGCGTCGATGAAATTGCCATCGAAGTGGACCACACGCCGTATGCCTACTACTTCCAGCAGGCTGAAAACGGTGTATACGCCCGCGAAGCGCTGCTGGCGCTGGTGCTGAATGAAACGATCTGAACTGGCAGGAGATGACGCAATGGACAACAAGGAAAAGATCGATTACACGCTGAAGGTGGAAGCGCTGAAGGACGGCACGGCCATCGACCACATTCCGGCCAGTGTCGGGACCAAGGTGCTGCGCATGTTCGGCCTGATGGAGTCGGGCGAGCGGCTGTACGTGGGCCTGAACCTGCCGAGCCGCCGTCTGGGCAAGAAAGACCTGATCAAGGTCGAAAACATCCTGCTGACGGCCGAGCAGGCCAACCAGCTGGCGCTGTTTGCCCCGAATGCCACGGTCAATGTGATCCGCAATTTCGAGGTGGTGGAAAAACACAAGCTGGAGCTGCCCAACCAGATCGAGGGCGTGTTTTCCTGCCCCAACTCGAACTGCATCTCGCACAACGAACCGGTCCGTTCCCGCTTCAGCGTGCGTCGTGCCAAGGATGGCAGTGTGCGCATGAAGTGCCACTACTGCGAAAAGTCGTTCAGCCAGGACATCGTGGCCGAACTGCAATAACCGGTCAGGCAGTCGTCACAACGGCCATCCCGTTTTCCGGGGTGGCCGTTTTTGTTTCACGTGGAACGCATGGGCGTACCGTTACATGTTGGTGCGGATCCAGCTGCGCCAGACCGGAAAATGGCGTGGTGCCAGCGTGGCAATCACCGTGCGCTGCCACAGGCCGCCTTGCCAGAAATCATCCTGCTCGATGCAGCAGCAACAGCCGCCGGCCTCTTCCAGGATCAGCGCTCCAGCTGCGTAGTCCCACAGCCGCTGTCCGCCATGCAGGTAAAGGTCGTAGCGACCGGCTGCGACATGGCACCAGTCGAGGGTGGATGAGCCGAGGTTGCGCAGGCTGCCAAAGGGAGAAGTCGACAACAGGCGGCTGGACAGCCGGCCACTGCGCAGGTACTTGATGTCGACTGCGGCGATGGTTTCGGTCAGCGTTGCTGGCGAGCCGGTCAGCGGCAGTGCCACTCCGTTCAGGTATGCACCATGTCCGCGCTGGGCATAGAACATTTCATCTGCCACCGGGTTGTAGATCACTCCCAGCTCGGTGCGCCCCTCGCGCATCCAGGCGACCGAGATGGCAAAGTACGGCAGTCCATGGACAAAGTTGGTGGTGCCGTCGATAGGGTCCACCACCCAGATGCCGTCATGCCAGGCCTGATCCCACAAGGCCTGTTGCTCTACCGGGGTCATTTCCTCGCCGAGTACCGGACAGGGCAGGATGGCCGGCAAGGACAGGCTCAGTGCCGCCTGGCTGGCGAGATCGGCTTCGGTAAACGGTGTGCCATCCTGCTTGCGGGAAACCCCGACGCGCAAAAAGCGCGGCATGACCTCGGTCTGGGCAATCTGCCGCACGAGCCGGATGACCTGATCCACCACCTGCATGATTGTTGTTTCTCCTCTGCCGTTGGCCCGCGGGTGCACACGGGATGGCGATGACTGGCAAAATACCGATTTTGCCGCCGCCATGTCAAAAGCACATGGCATGGCAAGGTCCGTGCTGTCGAGATGCCTCATGCCCCGTTTTCTTGTTGATTCCCTGCCACTGGCCACTGGCGAACTCAGCCTGCCTGATGATGTCGTGCGTCACCTGCAAGTCCTGCGTTTGCGCACAGATGATCCCCTGATCCTGTTTGATGGCAAAGGAGGGGAGTGGAGAGCCCGTCTTGTCGAACTGGGACGTCGCTCGGCGCGGGTGCATGTCGAGGCATTCCAGGCGGTCGAGCGGGAATCCCCCTTGTTGCTGTCGCTGGCACAGGGCGTCTCGACCGGTGACCGGATGGAGTTCACCCTGCAAAAAGGCGTGGAGCTTGGCATTGCGGTATTCCAGCCGCTGGTGACCGAACGGGCCATGCTCAAGCTGGCCGGTGAACGGGCCGAGCGCAAGCATGAGCGCTGGAACGACATTGTGCGTGCTGCCTGCGAGCAATGCGGCCGTAACCGCATTCCGGAGATTCGTCCGCTGATGACCCTGGCGGCCTTTCTGGCCCAGCCCCGGGCTGATGCTGCGCGCTTCATCCTCTCGCCGGCAGGAGAGCGGCGGCTGGCGGACTATCCCGCTCCGCAGGCGGCCTGGTTACTGGCCGGCCCCGAAGGCGGGCTGAGTTCCCAGGAAGAAGCCGCTGCCATGGCGGCGGGGTGGGAGCCCTTGCGGCTGGGGCCTCGAGTGTTGCGGACGGAAACCGCTGCACTGGCGGCAGCGGCAGCCATGCAGACCTTGTGGGGCGATTTCGCCTGAGGTTTCTGGTGTGACAGAAGGGATGTGTACGGTGCCCATGAGAGGACTGTCGTCCGCTTTCCCGTCCGGGTGGTACGAAAACGGAACTGTCCGGGTCATGCTTGATGTTGTCCGGAGTCCGGCCAGCAATCCGGAAAGATACTGCTTGTGCCGGAAACTGCTGTTCGCGCATGCCTCCTTCCGGAGGCTGGTGTCTCTTGTAGGCTGGCTAAAACGGTCTCTGCTCAGCGCGAGCAGCATGAAAACACGGTCGGCCTGACCGTACGGGGCAGGCCGACCGGTGTCGGGGATCAGTTTGCTTGGCGTGAACGCCGGTAAACCAGCCGCTGTTCGTAGCACACTTCGTCATGCGCCAGCTGGCTGGCAGAACGGCCTACGACCGGACGCACAAAATCGTACCGCTCGCCGTCCACATTCAGCCAGGCTGGAATCGGTGCGCTATCAAACTGACCGAGCGTTTCCCCGGACGGGGTCATGACCCGGTTATCCACAGGTGGCGGCATCAGCGATTCGTTCGGCTGGTTCGTGGAAGCATCCGGAGAGTATTCCCAGTCGGATGAGCGGCTGGGCACACCAGCAACCGGTGGCATGGGCGTGCGCAGCAGCCACCAGCGCAGCATCCAGTACGGCAACATCACCTTGTGCACCTGCTTGTCGTCGGTAATGACACAGGTCACGGCAAATTCGGCCTGGCATTGCGGGCAGCGGGCCTTGGCGGCAATCACGATGCGGTTCTGGATGGTCGAGGCCACTCCCTGCATGTCGGTGGCAGTCACCAGCGCATTGCAGCGGACGCAGTGCTTGGCAAAGCGGCTGATGGTCTGACCGTTGTTGAAACGCAGCGGCAGGAAACTGGAAAGGCGGTCGGATTTGGGCATGGCTACGGTCGGTTACGGGCTACTGGCGCCTTGTATCTTAACAAAGCCGGCCGCATCCGGTCGCAATTGCTCCAGACAGGCTGTGCATTCCACCTGTGGATATCCTGTGCATGTTTTTTCGTGCCTGTGCCTGCCGGTATCCGTCGCAGTCCATCCCGGCTCCCGGGATACCGCTTCGTGTGTGGATGAG is a genomic window containing:
- a CDS encoding 16S rRNA (uracil(1498)-N(3))-methyltransferase, producing MPRFLVDSLPLATGELSLPDDVVRHLQVLRLRTDDPLILFDGKGGEWRARLVELGRRSARVHVEAFQAVERESPLLLSLAQGVSTGDRMEFTLQKGVELGIAVFQPLVTERAMLKLAGERAERKHERWNDIVRAACEQCGRNRIPEIRPLMTLAAFLAQPRADAARFILSPAGERRLADYPAPQAAWLLAGPEGGLSSQEEAAAMAAGWEPLRLGPRVLRTETAALAAAAAMQTLWGDFA
- the pyrB gene encoding aspartate carbamoyltransferase — encoded protein: MKNSLYQRHIISISDLNREELEMVVKVAGDLKRTPRHELLKNKVVASCFFEASTRTRLSFETAVQRLGGTVIGFSDGGNTSLAKKGETLADSVQIITSYVDAYVMRHPQEGAARLASMFSNGKPVINGGDGSNQHPTQTLLDLFSIYETQGRLDGLKVAFVGDLKYGRTVHSLAQALSLFGCRFYFIAPEALAMPEYICEELDDKGIEYSLHTSIEEVVGELDILYMTRVQKERFDETEFKHMKSKFVLNVDTLKGAQDNLRILHPLPRVDEIAIEVDHTPYAYYFQQAENGVYAREALLALVLNETI
- the pyrI gene encoding aspartate carbamoyltransferase regulatory subunit, encoding MDNKEKIDYTLKVEALKDGTAIDHIPASVGTKVLRMFGLMESGERLYVGLNLPSRRLGKKDLIKVENILLTAEQANQLALFAPNATVNVIRNFEVVEKHKLELPNQIEGVFSCPNSNCISHNEPVRSRFSVRRAKDGSVRMKCHYCEKSFSQDIVAELQ
- a CDS encoding inositol monophosphatase family protein — its product is MQVVDQVIRLVRQIAQTEVMPRFLRVGVSRKQDGTPFTEADLASQAALSLSLPAILPCPVLGEEMTPVEQQALWDQAWHDGIWVVDPIDGTTNFVHGLPYFAISVAWMREGRTELGVIYNPVADEMFYAQRGHGAYLNGVALPLTGSPATLTETIAAVDIKYLRSGRLSSRLLSTSPFGSLRNLGSSTLDWCHVAAGRYDLYLHGGQRLWDYAAGALILEEAGGCCCCIEQDDFWQGGLWQRTVIATLAPRHFPVWRSWIRTNM
- a CDS encoding protein-L-isoaspartate O-methyltransferase family protein, with translation MDFENARFNMIEQQIRPWDVLDPRVLDCLFAAKREEFVPADSRLLAFADLELPLPTGGHMLAPRVEARLLQALDVQPDDAALEIGTGSGYLTALLANMARHVYSVDLSAQASEIAAASLARNGVRNVTLSVGNGIDGDSKHAPFNVIVLGGSVPEMPEQLKTQLAPGGRLVAVVGEAPAMQAVLVTRGEGDNFREEVLFETVVEPLAQVKVPSRFVF